A single window of Streptomyces aquilus DNA harbors:
- a CDS encoding dihydrodipicolinate synthase family protein, translated as MTATFETQRAALADVVAIPVTPFAEDGSVDQDAHRALLRRLLDGGIRTLTPNGNTGEFYALAPEERQLVTEMTIDEAGERAVILVGVGHDIPTAVASARHARELGAAMVMVHQPVHPYVSQGGWVDYHRAIAEAVPELGVVPYIRNAQLSGVRLAELADSCPNVIGVKYAVPDASRFAGFARDAGLDRFVWVAGLAEPYAPSYFSAGATGFTSGLVNVAPAVSLNMIEALRSGDYPGAMKVWEQIRRFEELRAANGSANNVTVVKEALASLGLCRRDVRPPSRLLPEDERDEVAAIAAGWSI; from the coding sequence ATGACAGCGACGTTCGAGACCCAGCGGGCCGCCCTGGCCGACGTGGTCGCGATCCCGGTGACCCCCTTCGCCGAGGACGGCTCCGTCGACCAGGACGCCCACCGGGCCCTGCTGCGTCGTCTGCTCGACGGGGGGATCAGGACGCTCACCCCCAACGGGAACACCGGCGAGTTCTATGCCTTGGCCCCGGAGGAGCGGCAGCTCGTCACCGAGATGACGATCGACGAGGCCGGTGAGCGTGCCGTGATCCTCGTCGGTGTCGGGCATGACATTCCGACCGCTGTCGCCTCCGCTCGTCATGCCCGGGAGCTGGGCGCCGCCATGGTGATGGTCCACCAGCCCGTCCATCCGTACGTCTCCCAGGGCGGCTGGGTCGACTACCACCGCGCCATCGCCGAGGCCGTGCCCGAGCTGGGCGTCGTGCCGTACATCCGTAATGCCCAGCTCAGTGGGGTGCGGTTGGCCGAGCTGGCCGATTCCTGCCCGAACGTCATCGGGGTGAAGTACGCCGTTCCGGACGCGTCCAGGTTCGCCGGCTTCGCCCGGGACGCGGGGCTCGATCGATTCGTGTGGGTCGCGGGGCTCGCCGAGCCGTATGCCCCCTCCTACTTTTCGGCGGGTGCCACCGGGTTCACCTCGGGGCTGGTGAACGTCGCCCCGGCCGTCTCGCTGAACATGATCGAAGCGCTTCGATCCGGTGACTATCCGGGGGCGATGAAGGTCTGGGAGCAGATCCGGCGCTTCGAGGAACTCCGCGCCGCAAACGGCTCCGCCAACAACGTCACCGTCGTCAAGGAGGCTCTCGCCTCTCTGGGGTTGTGCCGCCGCGATGTCCGGCCGCCGAGCAGGCTGCTGCCCGAGGACGAACGGGACGAGGTCGCCGCCATCGCCGCCGGGTGGTCGATATGA
- a CDS encoding 5-dehydro-4-deoxyglucarate dehydratase, with translation MTPADLAARLGIPSGPLFFPVTAYGPDGAVDLDTYRTHVRRGVEAGAAAVFACCGTGEFHALTPEEFEACVRAAVEATGGRVPVVAGAGYGTALAVRYARLAEAAGADGLLALPPYLVIAGQEGLLRHYREIAAATALPVIVYQRDNAVFTPENVVELARTRGIVGLKDGLGDLDLMQRIVSAVRSEVPGDFLYFNGLPTAEQTQLAYRAVGVPLYSSAVFCFAPEIALAFHEALESGDRATVDRLLDGFYRPFVELRAQGRGYAVALVKAGVRLRGLDVGEVRPPLHEPGEDHVKRLAQIIERGYALLEEGK, from the coding sequence GTGACGCCTGCCGACCTCGCCGCTCGCCTCGGCATCCCCAGCGGGCCGCTGTTCTTCCCCGTCACCGCCTACGGCCCCGACGGCGCCGTCGACCTCGACACCTACCGCACGCATGTGCGCCGGGGCGTCGAGGCGGGGGCCGCCGCCGTGTTCGCCTGCTGCGGCACCGGGGAGTTCCACGCGCTCACGCCCGAGGAGTTCGAGGCGTGCGTACGGGCCGCGGTCGAGGCCACCGGGGGACGGGTGCCGGTCGTCGCGGGCGCCGGGTACGGCACCGCGCTCGCCGTGCGGTACGCGAGGCTCGCCGAGGCGGCCGGCGCGGACGGGCTGCTCGCCCTGCCGCCGTACCTGGTGATCGCCGGGCAGGAAGGACTGCTGCGGCACTACCGGGAGATCGCCGCCGCCACCGCGCTGCCCGTCATCGTCTACCAGCGCGACAACGCCGTCTTCACCCCGGAGAACGTCGTCGAACTGGCCCGTACCCGAGGGATCGTCGGGCTCAAGGACGGCCTCGGCGACCTCGACCTGATGCAGCGGATCGTGAGCGCCGTACGAAGTGAAGTCCCGGGCGACTTCCTCTACTTCAACGGACTGCCCACCGCCGAGCAGACCCAACTCGCCTACCGCGCCGTCGGGGTGCCGCTCTACTCCTCCGCCGTGTTCTGCTTCGCGCCCGAGATCGCCCTCGCCTTCCACGAGGCGCTGGAGAGCGGGGACCGGGCGACGGTGGACCGCCTCCTCGACGGCTTCTACCGTCCCTTCGTCGAACTGCGCGCCCAGGGCCGCGGCTACGCCGTCGCCCTCGTCAAGGCGGGGGTACGGCTGCGCGGGCTCGACGTGGGGGAGGTCAGGCCGCCGCTGCACGAGCCGGGAGAGGACCATGTGAAGCGGCTCGCGCAGATCATCGAACGCGGCTACGCGCTGCTGGAGGAGGGCAAGTGA
- a CDS encoding TIGR03086 family metal-binding protein: MTDVPLDLGPQTRVVARLAEAVTDEQLAGGTPCPEYAVRNVLGHLLHLSVAFRDAARKDLGATTDTPPTAAVPDIGPGWREELPKVLAELAEAWRDPAAWTGMTRAGGVDLPGEVGGAVAVDELVIHGWDLAVATGQRYEPDPAALQATYGFLLAAAEDPSRGGGIFGPVVPVADDATVLERAVGLSGRTPGWSPS, encoded by the coding sequence ATGACCGACGTGCCCCTGGATCTCGGACCGCAGACCCGTGTCGTGGCGCGCCTCGCGGAGGCGGTGACCGACGAGCAGCTGGCGGGCGGGACGCCGTGCCCCGAGTACGCGGTACGTAACGTCCTGGGCCACCTGCTGCATCTGTCCGTCGCGTTCCGTGATGCCGCGCGCAAGGATCTCGGCGCCACGACCGACACGCCGCCGACCGCCGCGGTCCCTGACATCGGGCCCGGCTGGCGGGAGGAGCTTCCGAAGGTGCTGGCCGAGCTCGCGGAGGCGTGGCGCGATCCGGCCGCGTGGACCGGGATGACCCGGGCCGGCGGGGTCGATCTGCCGGGGGAGGTCGGGGGAGCCGTCGCGGTCGATGAGCTGGTGATCCACGGCTGGGATCTCGCCGTCGCGACCGGGCAGCGGTACGAGCCCGATCCTGCCGCGCTTCAGGCGACGTACGGCTTTCTGCTGGCCGCCGCCGAGGACCCCAGCCGGGGCGGGGGCATCTTCGGACCGGTGGTGCCGGTCGCGGACGACGCGACGGTACTGGAGCGGGCGGTGGGGCTGAGTGGGCGGACGCCGGGGTGGTCGCCGTCCTGA
- a CDS encoding MFS transporter: MTPRPTRPHRLLHDPNARLYLTAVVVSGFGTSALWLASGVWVKDLTGSNGLAALCMLAMWAPTLAGPALGTLADRTRRKPLLVGANLLLATLLLTLTTVDASGDLWLLFTVLFVYGATGVVHDAAESALVASAVDHTLLGDFNGLRMSATEGMKLLAPLAGAGLYAAYGGPAVALLDAVTFLAAAALYARLRVHEPGPESHRAPNPKPPTPTWRTQTAEGARHLWRHPRLRPLVLAGGTTMLFAGLNGAMIYAVVDSLGHSPAYTGVLYAVQGAGSITVGLLSGPALRHLGERRFAAYGIALTAVAAGLRAIPADWLALVCSAASGLGLPCVLITVLTAVQRETPDALLGRAVATANTLVFAPNVLGLAAGAALVELVGLRPLLPILGAVWLATAVPLLHSPASADPTASRSASDANPA, encoded by the coding sequence ATGACACCCCGGCCAACCCGTCCCCACCGCCTCCTCCACGACCCCAACGCCCGCCTCTACCTCACCGCGGTCGTCGTCTCCGGCTTCGGCACCTCCGCGCTGTGGCTGGCCTCCGGCGTCTGGGTCAAAGACCTCACCGGCTCGAACGGCCTCGCCGCCCTGTGCATGCTCGCGATGTGGGCCCCCACCCTGGCCGGCCCCGCCCTCGGCACACTCGCCGACCGCACCCGCCGCAAACCGCTCCTCGTCGGAGCGAACCTGCTCCTGGCCACCCTCCTGCTCACCCTCACCACCGTGGACGCCTCCGGCGACCTGTGGCTCCTGTTCACGGTGCTCTTCGTGTACGGCGCGACCGGCGTCGTCCACGACGCCGCCGAGTCCGCCCTGGTCGCCTCAGCCGTGGACCACACCCTCCTCGGCGACTTCAACGGCCTGCGCATGTCGGCGACGGAGGGCATGAAACTCCTCGCCCCCCTGGCGGGGGCGGGCCTCTACGCGGCGTACGGCGGACCCGCCGTCGCCCTCCTCGACGCCGTCACGTTCCTGGCCGCGGCCGCCCTGTACGCCCGCCTTCGCGTCCACGAACCCGGCCCCGAATCCCACCGCGCCCCCAACCCCAAACCCCCCACCCCCACCTGGCGCACACAGACCGCCGAGGGCGCCCGCCACCTGTGGCGGCACCCCCGACTCCGCCCCCTCGTCCTGGCCGGCGGCACCACCATGCTCTTCGCCGGCCTCAACGGCGCGATGATCTACGCCGTCGTCGACAGCCTCGGTCACTCCCCCGCGTACACCGGTGTCCTGTACGCCGTCCAGGGCGCCGGTTCCATAACGGTCGGCCTGCTCTCCGGCCCCGCGCTGCGGCACCTCGGCGAGCGCCGCTTCGCGGCGTACGGCATCGCCCTGACGGCCGTCGCGGCGGGCCTGCGCGCGATACCGGCCGACTGGCTGGCGCTGGTGTGCAGCGCGGCGAGCGGCCTGGGCCTGCCGTGCGTGCTGATCACCGTGCTCACGGCCGTACAGCGGGAGACCCCGGACGCGCTGCTCGGCCGTGCCGTCGCCACGGCCAACACCTTGGTGTTCGCACCGAACGTCCTCGGGCTGGCCGCGGGCGCGGCACTGGTCGAACTGGTCGGCCTGCGCCCCCTGTTGCCGATCCTGGGCGCGGTGTGGCTGGCGACCGCCGTGCCGCTGCTTCACAGCCCGGCGAGCGCCGACCCAACCGCTTCCAGGTCCGCGTCCGACGCCAATCCGGCGTGA
- a CDS encoding zinc-dependent alcohol dehydrogenase family protein: MKAAVIESVGRAVVAEVPDPTPGPREVVVEVAACGLCGTDLHILQGEFAPKLPIVPGHEFAGEVVGVGTQVTELSVGDRVAVDPSLYCHECRYCRTGHNNLCERWAAIGVTTAGGAATYALAPVANCVRLPDHVRTQDAALVEPLSCAVRGYDVLQSRLGAHVLIYGSGTMGLMMLELAKRTGAASVDVIDVNPARLETARRLGVSASAAHADELDRPQGWDLVIDATGNAAAIQDGLDRVAKAGTFLQFGVADYATKVTIDPYRIYNQEITITGSMAVLHSFERAAELFANGVLNPEIFISDRIPLDRYPEALEQFAAGVGRKIVVVP; encoded by the coding sequence ATGAAGGCCGCCGTCATCGAGTCCGTGGGCAGGGCCGTCGTCGCCGAGGTCCCGGACCCGACGCCGGGCCCGCGGGAGGTGGTCGTTGAGGTCGCGGCCTGCGGGCTGTGCGGCACCGACCTCCACATCCTCCAGGGCGAGTTCGCCCCGAAGCTGCCGATCGTGCCGGGCCACGAGTTCGCGGGCGAGGTGGTCGGGGTGGGCACCCAGGTCACGGAGCTGTCCGTGGGCGACCGGGTGGCGGTGGACCCCTCCCTGTACTGCCACGAGTGCCGCTACTGCCGTACCGGCCACAACAACCTCTGCGAGCGCTGGGCGGCGATCGGCGTGACGACGGCGGGCGGCGCGGCGACCTACGCGCTCGCCCCGGTCGCGAACTGCGTACGCCTCCCCGACCACGTCCGCACCCAGGACGCGGCGCTGGTGGAACCGCTGTCGTGCGCGGTACGCGGCTACGACGTCCTCCAGTCGCGCCTGGGCGCCCACGTCCTGATCTACGGCTCCGGCACGATGGGCCTGATGATGCTGGAGCTGGCCAAGCGGACGGGTGCGGCGAGCGTGGACGTGATCGACGTGAACCCGGCCCGCCTGGAGACGGCCCGCCGGCTCGGCGTCTCGGCGTCCGCGGCGCATGCGGACGAGCTGGACCGCCCCCAGGGCTGGGACCTGGTGATCGACGCCACGGGCAACGCGGCGGCGATCCAGGACGGCCTGGACCGGGTGGCCAAGGCCGGCACGTTCCTCCAGTTCGGCGTGGCGGACTACGCGACGAAGGTGACCATCGACCCGTACCGCATCTACAACCAGGAGATCACCATCACCGGCTCCATGGCGGTCCTGCACAGCTTCGAGCGCGCGGCGGAACTCTTCGCGAACGGGGTGCTCAACCCGGAGATCTTCATCAGCGACCGCATCCCGCTGGACCGCTACCCGGAGGCGTTGGAGCAGTTCGCCGCGGGGGTGGGCAGGAAGATCGTGGTGGTGCCGTAG
- a CDS encoding carbohydrate ABC transporter permease, which translates to MSATIVKRKGLGLGVTAWLLGILFFLPIAWMALTSFHSESDAATNPPSFGAALTLDGYREFFGTGGGASPWPALVNSTVASVSSTLLVLLLALPAAYALSINRVRKWTDVLFFFLSTKMLPVVAGLLPIYLFAKNTDMLDNIWLLVILYTSMNLPIAVWMMQSFLAEVPVAIIEAARVDGARLPTILARVVAPIALPGIAATSLICFIFSWNELLFARVLTGVVAETAPVFLTGFITSQGLFLAKVCAASLVISLPVLAAGFAAQDKLVQGLSLGAVK; encoded by the coding sequence ATGAGCGCGACCATCGTGAAACGCAAGGGACTTGGCCTCGGCGTGACAGCCTGGCTGCTGGGGATCCTCTTCTTCCTCCCCATCGCCTGGATGGCCCTGACGTCCTTCCACTCGGAGTCGGACGCCGCGACCAACCCCCCGTCCTTCGGGGCGGCGTTGACCCTGGACGGATACCGCGAGTTCTTCGGCACGGGCGGCGGCGCGAGCCCCTGGCCGGCGCTGGTCAACTCGACGGTGGCCTCGGTGAGTTCGACGCTCCTCGTCCTCCTCCTGGCACTCCCCGCGGCCTACGCCCTCTCCATCAACCGGGTCCGGAAGTGGACGGACGTCCTGTTCTTCTTCCTGTCGACGAAGATGCTCCCGGTGGTGGCGGGCCTGCTGCCGATCTATCTGTTCGCCAAGAACACGGACATGCTGGACAACATCTGGCTGCTGGTCATCCTCTACACGTCGATGAACCTGCCGATCGCGGTGTGGATGATGCAGTCGTTCCTGGCCGAGGTCCCGGTCGCGATCATCGAGGCGGCGCGGGTGGACGGCGCGAGGCTGCCCACGATCCTCGCCCGCGTCGTCGCTCCGATCGCCCTCCCCGGCATCGCGGCGACGTCGCTGATCTGCTTCATCTTCAGCTGGAACGAGCTGCTGTTCGCCCGGGTCCTGACCGGCGTGGTCGCCGAGACCGCCCCCGTCTTCCTGACCGGCTTCATCACCAGCCAGGGCCTGTTCCTGGCGAAGGTGTGCGCCGCGTCGCTCGTCATCTCCCTGCCGGTGCTCGCCGCGGGGTTCGCCGCCCAGGACAAGCTGGTCCAGGGCCTGTCGTTGGGAGCCGTGAAATGA
- a CDS encoding carbohydrate ABC transporter permease, translating to MTATTTAPLATTPVRTTRQPSARLRAWATRAPLLPALIFMIAVTQLPFVATLVISFFDWNALYPKARHFTGVDNYREVLTDADLRHSVWTTVLLTVAVVLASLVLGLVLALLLDRRFRGRGVVRTLLIAPFLVVPVAAALLWKHVLYNPEYGLLNGLLHYVGGPQPDWISNTPLLAVEASLVWQWTPFMMLILLAGLQSRDPQQLEAARVDGASDWQIFRHLTLPHLRRYLELGALLGSIYIVQNFDAVFTITSGGLGTANLPYTVYQSFYQAHENGLASAAGVLVVIGSIIIATFALRVVSSLFREEVGRA from the coding sequence ATGACCGCGACGACGACGGCCCCCCTGGCCACCACACCCGTCCGCACCACCCGCCAACCGTCGGCCCGGCTGCGCGCCTGGGCCACCCGGGCCCCGCTGCTCCCCGCCCTCATCTTCATGATCGCGGTCACCCAACTCCCGTTCGTGGCCACGCTGGTGATCTCGTTCTTCGACTGGAACGCCCTCTATCCGAAGGCCCGCCACTTCACGGGTGTCGACAACTACCGCGAGGTACTCACCGACGCGGACCTGCGCCACTCGGTGTGGACGACCGTCCTGCTGACGGTGGCCGTGGTCCTGGCCAGCCTGGTCCTGGGCCTGGTCCTCGCGCTGCTCCTCGACCGGAGGTTCCGGGGCCGGGGCGTGGTCCGCACGCTGCTCATCGCCCCGTTCCTGGTGGTCCCGGTGGCGGCGGCGCTGCTGTGGAAGCACGTCCTCTACAACCCCGAGTACGGCCTGCTGAACGGCCTGCTGCACTACGTCGGCGGCCCGCAGCCGGACTGGATCTCCAACACCCCGCTACTCGCGGTGGAGGCGTCCCTGGTCTGGCAGTGGACCCCGTTCATGATGCTGATCCTGCTGGCGGGCCTACAGAGCCGTGACCCCCAGCAGCTCGAAGCGGCGCGGGTGGACGGCGCGAGCGACTGGCAGATATTCCGCCACCTCACCCTCCCGCACCTGCGCCGCTATCTGGAACTGGGCGCCCTGCTGGGCTCGATCTACATCGTCCAGAACTTCGACGCGGTCTTCACGATCACCTCGGGCGGCCTGGGCACGGCGAACCTCCCGTACACCGTCTACCAGAGCTTCTACCAGGCCCACGAGAACGGCCTCGCCTCGGCCGCGGGCGTCCTGGTCGTCATCGGCTCGATCATCATCGCGACCTTCGCCCTGCGGGTCGTGTCGTCTCTGTTCCGCGAGGAGGTGGGCCGGGCATGA
- a CDS encoding ABC transporter substrate-binding protein, translated as MRTPSRRRPPRAPLALAAAGTLLAPLLSGCWAGAGGAGSGGDSINVLMVNNPQMTELQKLAPRFTDETGIKVNFTVLPENDVRDKISQDFANQAGQYDVATLSNYEIPIYARNGWLHEMDSYVAKDPAYDEQDVLKPMRESLTGDDGKLYGQPFYGESSFLMYRKDVFAAKGLTMPAHPTWTQVADLAAKVDGAEPGMKGICLRGLPGWGEVMAPLTTVVNTFGGTWFDKDWKARLDSPEWEKAAKFYVDLVRAHGESGAAQSGFAECLNNMTQGKVAMWYDATSAAGSLEAKDSPVRGKVGYAAAPVEKTESSGWLYTWAWGIQDASRNPDKAWKFVSWASGKQYEELVGDEIGWSNVPAGKRASTYTNAAYRQEAAAFQEMTKEAIEGARPTDPGVQPRPAPGIQFVGIPEFTDLGTKVSQEISAAIAGRQSVESALSKSQRLAEKISEEYEGR; from the coding sequence ATGCGAACCCCGAGCCGACGACGGCCACCGCGAGCCCCGCTCGCCCTGGCCGCCGCAGGGACGCTGCTAGCCCCGCTGCTCTCCGGCTGCTGGGCCGGAGCCGGCGGGGCGGGATCGGGCGGCGACTCGATCAACGTCCTCATGGTCAACAACCCCCAGATGACCGAGCTTCAGAAGCTCGCGCCCCGCTTCACCGATGAGACCGGTATCAAGGTCAACTTCACCGTGCTGCCGGAGAACGACGTCCGCGACAAGATCAGCCAGGACTTCGCCAACCAGGCCGGCCAGTACGACGTGGCGACCCTCTCCAACTACGAGATACCGATCTACGCCCGCAACGGCTGGCTGCACGAGATGGACTCCTACGTCGCCAAGGACCCGGCGTACGACGAGCAGGACGTCCTCAAGCCCATGCGCGAGTCCCTGACCGGCGACGACGGCAAGCTCTACGGCCAGCCCTTCTACGGCGAGTCGTCGTTCCTGATGTACCGCAAGGACGTGTTCGCCGCGAAGGGCCTGACGATGCCCGCGCACCCCACCTGGACCCAGGTCGCCGACCTGGCCGCGAAGGTGGACGGGGCCGAGCCCGGCATGAAGGGCATCTGCCTGCGCGGGCTGCCCGGTTGGGGCGAGGTGATGGCGCCGCTCACGACCGTCGTGAACACCTTCGGCGGCACCTGGTTCGACAAGGACTGGAAGGCCCGGCTCGACTCCCCCGAGTGGGAGAAGGCGGCGAAGTTCTACGTCGACCTGGTCCGTGCGCACGGCGAGTCCGGCGCCGCCCAGTCCGGCTTCGCCGAGTGCCTGAACAACATGACCCAGGGCAAGGTCGCCATGTGGTACGACGCCACGAGCGCCGCCGGTTCCCTGGAGGCGAAGGACTCCCCGGTCAGGGGCAAGGTCGGCTACGCCGCCGCTCCGGTGGAGAAGACCGAGTCCTCCGGCTGGCTCTACACCTGGGCCTGGGGCATCCAGGACGCCTCCCGCAACCCCGACAAGGCCTGGAAGTTCGTCTCCTGGGCCTCCGGCAAGCAGTACGAGGAGCTCGTCGGCGACGAGATCGGCTGGTCCAACGTCCCGGCCGGCAAGCGCGCTTCGACGTACACGAACGCCGCGTACCGCCAAGAGGCCGCCGCCTTCCAGGAGATGACCAAGGAGGCCATCGAGGGCGCCCGGCCCACCGACCCGGGGGTGCAGCCGCGCCCCGCGCCCGGCATCCAGTTCGTCGGCATCCCCGAGTTCACCGATCTCGGCACCAAGGTCTCGCAGGAGATCAGCGCGGCGATCGCCGGACGCCAGTCCGTCGAGTCGGCGCTGAGCAAGTCCCAGCGGCTCGCCGAGAAGATCTCCGAGGAGTACGAGGGACGATGA
- a CDS encoding GntR family transcriptional regulator, translating to MTSVPTPIPSRTQFVLDAIKHRILTGQLTPGQALVETDLAAQFGVSKTPVREALKTLAGTGLVVMSQYKGVTVRMVDADMAREVYDVRLLLEPEALKRAVRRGASLDEARDALTRADRATDAAERSLANREFHRALYLPCGNPLLGRMLDEVRDQAALVSAVAWAASPSWEREAGEHREILRLALDGDADGAARALHAHIASFVQRAFPDAGSEAQGEDGQA from the coding sequence ATGACCTCTGTGCCCACGCCGATCCCGTCCCGCACGCAGTTCGTGCTGGACGCGATCAAACACCGCATCCTCACCGGGCAGTTGACGCCCGGGCAGGCGCTGGTCGAGACCGACCTCGCCGCGCAGTTCGGGGTCTCCAAGACCCCGGTGCGCGAGGCGCTCAAGACCCTCGCCGGTACCGGGCTCGTCGTGATGAGCCAGTACAAGGGCGTCACGGTGCGCATGGTGGACGCGGACATGGCGCGCGAGGTCTACGACGTCCGGCTGCTCCTCGAACCCGAGGCGCTGAAGCGGGCCGTCAGGCGAGGCGCTTCCCTGGACGAGGCCCGGGACGCGCTGACCCGTGCGGACCGGGCCACCGACGCCGCCGAACGGTCGCTGGCCAACCGGGAGTTCCACCGCGCCCTGTATCTGCCGTGCGGCAACCCGCTGCTGGGCCGCATGCTCGACGAGGTCCGTGATCAGGCGGCCCTCGTCTCCGCCGTCGCCTGGGCGGCCTCGCCCTCCTGGGAGCGGGAGGCCGGTGAGCACCGCGAGATCCTGCGGCTCGCCCTCGACGGTGACGCCGACGGCGCCGCCCGCGCCCTCCACGCGCACATCGCCTCGTTCGTGCAACGGGCCTTCCCGGACGCCGGGTCCGAGGCTCAGGGAGAGGACGGTCAGGCATGA
- a CDS encoding DeoR/GlpR family DNA-binding transcription regulator, producing the protein MTRTAEERQREIVHAARTTGAVEVNTLAIQLGVAKETVRRDLRALEDHGLIRRTHGGAYPVESAGFETTLAFRATSHVPEKRRIATAAADLLGDAETVFVDEGFTPQLIAEALPRDRPLTVVTASLPVAGVLAEAENTSVLLLGGRVRPGTLATVDHWTTKMLAGFVVDLAYIGANGISREHGLTTPDPAVSEVKAQAIRAARRTVFAGVHTKFGAVSFCRFAEIGTLEAIVTSTLLPSAEAHRYSLLGPQVIRV; encoded by the coding sequence ATGACCAGGACCGCGGAAGAACGCCAGCGGGAAATCGTCCACGCCGCCCGCACCACCGGCGCCGTGGAGGTCAACACCCTCGCCATCCAACTCGGCGTGGCCAAGGAAACCGTCCGCCGAGACCTCCGCGCCCTGGAGGACCACGGCCTCATCCGCCGCACCCACGGCGGCGCCTACCCCGTGGAGAGCGCCGGCTTCGAGACGACGCTCGCGTTCCGCGCCACCAGCCACGTCCCCGAGAAGCGCAGGATCGCCACCGCCGCGGCCGACCTCCTCGGCGACGCCGAGACCGTCTTCGTCGACGAGGGCTTCACCCCCCAGCTCATCGCCGAGGCGCTGCCCAGGGACCGCCCGCTGACCGTGGTCACCGCGTCCCTCCCGGTGGCCGGCGTGCTCGCCGAGGCGGAGAACACCTCGGTCCTGCTCCTCGGCGGCCGGGTCCGCCCCGGCACCCTCGCGACCGTGGACCACTGGACGACGAAGATGCTCGCCGGCTTCGTCGTCGACCTCGCCTACATCGGCGCCAACGGCATCTCCCGCGAACACGGCCTCACCACCCCCGACCCGGCCGTCAGCGAGGTCAAGGCGCAGGCCATCCGGGCCGCCCGCCGCACGGTGTTCGCGGGCGTCCACACCAAGTTCGGGGCGGTCAGCTTCTGCCGGTTCGCGGAGATCGGCACGCTGGAGGCGATCGTCACGAGCACGCTGCTGCCGTCGGCGGAGGCCCACCGCTACTCCCTGCTCGGTCCACAAGTCATCCGCGTCTGA
- a CDS encoding NAD-dependent epimerase/dehydratase family protein, with translation MPAPRTVLLTGAAGGLGTLMRDLLPSYGYELRLLDLLPIEGEPDAIVADLADKDALREAVRGVDAIIHLAGISLEASFDKILKANIEGTYNLYEAAREEGVPRIVFASSNHAVGFTPRPQGDDPLIPVDTPRRPDTFYGLSKSFGEDLAQLYWDKYGLETVSVRIGSCFAEPTSVRMLSVWMSPADGARLLHAALTAEDVKHTVVYGSSANTRLWWDLTTARALGYDPQDDSEPYAEKLIAEQGDLDPDNIAHAHLGGHFVSDPPIWPY, from the coding sequence ATGCCAGCGCCCCGCACCGTTCTGCTCACCGGCGCCGCCGGCGGCCTCGGCACCCTGATGCGAGACCTGCTCCCTTCCTACGGCTACGAGCTGCGCCTGCTCGACCTGCTGCCGATCGAGGGCGAACCGGACGCGATCGTCGCGGACCTCGCCGACAAGGACGCGCTCCGCGAGGCCGTCCGGGGCGTCGACGCGATCATCCACCTCGCGGGCATCTCGCTGGAAGCGTCCTTCGACAAGATCCTCAAGGCGAACATCGAGGGCACGTACAACCTGTACGAGGCCGCTCGCGAGGAGGGCGTCCCGCGGATCGTCTTCGCCTCCTCCAACCACGCCGTCGGCTTCACCCCCCGCCCCCAGGGCGACGACCCGCTCATCCCCGTCGACACCCCGCGCCGCCCGGACACCTTCTACGGCCTGTCCAAGTCGTTCGGCGAGGACCTCGCGCAGCTGTACTGGGACAAGTACGGCCTGGAGACGGTCTCGGTCCGCATCGGCTCCTGCTTCGCCGAACCCACCAGCGTGCGCATGCTCTCGGTCTGGATGAGCCCCGCCGACGGCGCCCGCCTCCTGCACGCGGCCCTGACCGCCGAGGACGTCAAGCACACCGTCGTCTACGGCTCCTCTGCCAACACCCGCCTGTGGTGGGACCTGACCACGGCCCGCGCCCTCGGCTACGACCCCCAGGACGACTCCGAGCCGTACGCCGAGAAACTGATCGCCGAACAGGGCGACCTCGACCCGGACAACATCGCCCACGCCCACCTGGGCGGCCACTTCGTGAGCGACCCGCCGATCTGGCCGTACTGA